Within the Mycobacteriales bacterium genome, the region CAGGCCGAGCACCGAGACGGCCCACAGCCCGGACTCCAGCACCGCCGCGTGCAGCCGGGAGGCGTGCTCGACGCAGACCAGCAGCAGCATCGGGTCCAGCGACACCGAGGTCACGCTGTTCGCGGTGATCGCGTGGTCGGTGCCGTCGGCGCCGCGGGCGGTGACCAGCGTGACGCCGGTCGGGAACAGTCCCATCGCGTCGCGGAAGCTCCGCTGCCGGACCGGGTCGGCTGCCCGCGAGGCGTGATCCATCTCTTCCCACGCTACCTCGGCGTGGCGGCGACCGATCGGGCCCTTCGGGTGATCTCGGACGCGACCCCGAACGCGCCGGCCACGGTCCCGCCGAACAGGAACACCAGCCCGGTCACGCTGCCGGGCACGATCAGGTCGCCCTCGGCCCGGGGCAGCGAGAGCACGATCACCACGATCAGCCAGAGCGCGACCGGGACGGCGCCGGCGGCGATGCTGCCGGTCTGCCGGACGGCGAGGCGGGCCAGCAGGATGTTGCCGGCCATCGCCAGCAGGATCGTGATCGGGAACGGCACCGAGCCGATCCGCAGCGGCACCAGGAAGCACTCCACCAGCGCCAGCCCGGCCGCGGCGACCGCGACCAGCACCCCGGCCAGGGCCCGGACGACCACGGGATCGGTGCCGTGGTCGACCGGCGGATCCCGGCGCGCCGCACCCCGCTGATGCCGTCCGTCCCCCGACGGCTCGACCCGGCCGGATCCCGGCGCCGCGCCGCCCGGGCGCCGGGCGGGAGCCGGCCCGGCCGCCGGCGGCGACCCGGCCGGGTCGGAGGAACCGTTGCGGGTGCGCACGGTCAGTCCAGCCCGGCGAACAGGTCGGTCTCGCGCCCCTCCGGACCGTCCATCGGCCCGGGCTCGCCCCGGACCAGCCGGTAGTGCTCCAGCCCGAACGCCTCCTCGCCCAGCTTGTCCATCATCTCGAAGAACGGACCGTCGGCGGCGATCTGGCTGGCGTGCGCCCGCATCGCCGCGACCTTCTGCGGCAGGTACTTGCGGGCGTCCAGGGAGGCGGTGACCAGCTCGTCCGGCACCACGAACGGCAGGTCGTCGACCGAGCTCGCGCCGAAGAAGCCGGACTCCCCCTGCTCCATCATGATGTCGATCCCGCGCTGGATGGCCGAGCGCGGCATCGCGGTCCAGTAGACCTTCGGCACCGACCAGGCCGGGCCGGCCGCCGCGAACCCGGGGTCCGCGGCCGCCTCCACCCCGGCCATCGCGACCCGGTGGGCCTGGATGTGGTCCGGGTGCCCGTACCCGCCGTTCTCGTCGTACGTGACCACGACCTGGGGCCGGACCTCGCGCAGGATCTCGGCCAGCGCGGTCGTCGCCTCGGTCATGTCGGCCTGCCAGAACGCCCGGGGCGCGGCGTTGGTGTCCAGGCCCATCATCCCGCTGTCCCGCCACCGCCCCGGTCCGCCGAGCAGCCGGTAGTCGGTGACGCCGAGCTCGGCCATCGCCCGGGACAGCTCGTGGTAGCGGTACCCGCCGAGCTGGTCGCCCTCGGCCGCGGCCAGGTGGGACAGCGCCGGCACCAGCACCTCGCCCTCCTCACCCAGGGTGCAGGTGACGAGCGTGACCTCGGCGCCCTCGGCCGCGTACCGCGCCATCGCGGCACCGGTGCTGGTGGTCTCGTCGTCCGGGTGGGCGTGGACGAGCAGCAGCCGGCGACCGGCGTCGGAAGACATGCCTTCAGGTTAGGTGCAGCCGATCAGAGCAGGCTCAGGGCCTCCGCGTAGTGGCAGGCCGCGTCGTGGCCGTTGCCGCGGTCCATCAGCGGCGGGTCCTCGGTCACGCACTTCTCCCGCTGGTCGTCCGAGAGCTCGTTGGCGAACTTCGGGCACCGGGTCCGGAACCGGCAGCCGCTGGGCGGGTTGGCCGGCGAGGGCACGTCCCCGTGCAGCAGGATCCGCTGCCGGGCCCGCTCCCGCTGCGGGTCCGGGATCGGGATCGCGGACAGCAGCGCCTGCGTGTACGGGTGGGCCGGCCGGTCGAAGAGGTCCTCGGTGTCGGCGAGCTCCACGATCTTGCCGAGGTACATGACCGCGACCCGGTCGGAGGTGTGCCGCACCACGGACAGGTCGTGCGCGATGAACAGGTAGGACAGGCCGAGCTGGTCGCGCAGGTCCTCCAGCAGGTTGACCACGCCGGCCTGGATCGACACGTCCAGCGCGGACACCGGCTCGTCCAGGATCAGCACCTTCGGCTCCAGCGCGAGCGCGCGGGCGATGCCGATGCGCTGCCGCTGACCGCCGGAGAACTCGTGCGGGTACCGGTTGTTGTGCTCGGGGTTCAGGCCGACCAGCTGCAGCAGCTCGTTGACCCGGTTGCGCAGCTGGGACCGCGGCACGACCTTGTGGATGATCAACGGCTCGCCGACGATGTCGAGCACCGGCAGCCGCGGGTTCAGCGACGCGTACGGGTCCTGGAAGACGATCTGGATCTCGCGCCGCAGCGGTCGCATCTGGGCCCGGCTCAGGCCGATCAGCTCGCGCCCGTTGTACTTCACCGAGCCGCCGGTGGCCGGCTGCAGGTTGAGGATCGCCCGGCCGGTCGTGGACTTGCCGCAGCCGGACTCGCCCACCAGCCCGAGCGTCTCGCCCGGGTAGAGGGTGAGGTCGATGCCGTCGACGGCCTTGATGTTGCCGACGGTCCGGCGGACCAGGCCCTTGCCCTTGATCGGGAAGTACTTCTCCAGGCCGCGGACCTCGAGCACCGGGTCGGTGCCGATGCCGCGGTGCCGCGCCTCCGCGGCGGGCTGGTCCTCGGTCGTCGTCATGCCCGCTCCTCGGAATCGCGGTGTCCGTCCGCGTCGTCCGCGCGTGCGGTGACGGCCGGCTGTACGGCCGCCTCGGCCGGGGCGGTGCCGTTCGTGCTCGGCTGGCCCTCGGCCTCGGCCTTCGCGGCGATGATCTCCTCGATCGGCACGGCCTCGTCGCCGGCCCCGGCGCCGATCTCGGACGCGGCCGCGAGCGTCGTGTCCGAGGAGTCCTGGCTGAAGATGTCCTCGGCCGCGACCTCGGTCTCGACCAGCTCCTCGACCCGGATGCAGGCGGCGGTGTGGTCGCGCCCGTCGACCCGGCGCAGGTCCGGCTCCTCGACGTCGCACTCGGAGTAGTGCAGCGGGCAGCGGGGGCCGAACGGGCAGCCCGGCGGCGGGTTGATCAGGGAGGGCGGGGAGCCCTTGATCGGGGTCAGCCGCTGCTTCTCGCCGGCGTCGATGCGCGGCATCGAGCCGAGCAGGCCGATCGAGTACGGCATCCGGGCGCGGTAGAAGACGTCCTCGACGCTGCCCTTCTCCACCGCGCGCCCCGCGTACATGACCAGGACGCGGTCGACCATGCCGGCGACGACGCCGAGGTCGTGGGTGATCAGGACGGTGGCCGCCCCGGTCTCCTCCTGGGCGGTCTTGAGCACCTCCAGCACCTGCGCCTGCACGGTGACGTCCAGAGCGGTGGTGGGCTCGTCGGCGATGATCACCTCGGGCTGGTTGGCCAT harbors:
- a CDS encoding DUF6113 family protein; this encodes MRTRNGSSDPAGSPPAAGPAPARRPGGAAPGSGRVEPSGDGRHQRGAARRDPPVDHGTDPVVVRALAGVLVAVAAAGLALVECFLVPLRIGSVPFPITILLAMAGNILLARLAVRQTGSIAAGAVPVALWLIVVIVLSLPRAEGDLIVPGSVTGLVFLFGGTVAGAFGVASEITRRARSVAATPR
- the mshB gene encoding N-acetyl-1-D-myo-inositol-2-amino-2-deoxy-alpha-D-glucopyranoside deacetylase — its product is MSSDAGRRLLLVHAHPDDETTSTGAAMARYAAEGAEVTLVTCTLGEEGEVLVPALSHLAAAEGDQLGGYRYHELSRAMAELGVTDYRLLGGPGRWRDSGMMGLDTNAAPRAFWQADMTEATTALAEILREVRPQVVVTYDENGGYGHPDHIQAHRVAMAGVEAAADPGFAAAGPAWSVPKVYWTAMPRSAIQRGIDIMMEQGESGFFGASSVDDLPFVVPDELVTASLDARKYLPQKVAAMRAHASQIAADGPFFEMMDKLGEEAFGLEHYRLVRGEPGPMDGPEGRETDLFAGLD
- a CDS encoding oligopeptide/dipeptide ABC transporter ATP-binding protein; its protein translation is MTTTEDQPAAEARHRGIGTDPVLEVRGLEKYFPIKGKGLVRRTVGNIKAVDGIDLTLYPGETLGLVGESGCGKSTTGRAILNLQPATGGSVKYNGRELIGLSRAQMRPLRREIQIVFQDPYASLNPRLPVLDIVGEPLIIHKVVPRSQLRNRVNELLQLVGLNPEHNNRYPHEFSGGQRQRIGIARALALEPKVLILDEPVSALDVSIQAGVVNLLEDLRDQLGLSYLFIAHDLSVVRHTSDRVAVMYLGKIVELADTEDLFDRPAHPYTQALLSAIPIPDPQRERARQRILLHGDVPSPANPPSGCRFRTRCPKFANELSDDQREKCVTEDPPLMDRGNGHDAACHYAEALSLL